The genome window GTCGCCGAAGGCGTCCAGCGGACCGCCGGGGATGCCCTCCCAGAAGATGATGTCGCAGGCACCGCTGCCGGTCAGCGCCGGGATCATGAACAGCTCGCCGACCCCGGGGACCAGGTTGCAGCGCACCGCCTTGAAGTCGTGCTCCGGGCGCGGGCCGAGGCCGTGCACGTAGCTGACGGCGAGCGCGCGCTGCGGGGCGCTGTACGGCGAGCGGGAGTCGTCCCGGCCGAACATCGAGACCAGCTCGCCCTTGCCGGCCGCGACCAGCACCAGGTCGTAGGTGCGGGAGAAGTAGTCCAGGTCGGAGACGGCGACGCCGTGCACCACGACCTTGCCGCCGCGCTGGGCGAAGGTCTCCAGCCAGCCGGACATCTTGATCCGCTGGTCCACCGACTGGGCGTAGCCGTCGAGTTGACCGACCCAGTCGATCACCCTCTGGGAGTCGGGCCCGGCCACCGAGACTCCCACGCCCTCGACCCTGGGGGCGGCCTCCTCCCAGAAGTTCAGGCCCAGTTCGCGCTCAAGGCCCAGCGAGGTGCTGAACATGCACTGGGTGGAGAGCACCCGGCCGTCCCGGACCTCGTCGGCGGTGCGGTTGGTCATCACCGTGACGTCGTAGCCGTTGGCCTGCAGGCCCAGCGCCAGCTGGAGCCCGGCCTGCCCGGCGCCGACGATCAGTATCTTGCGCAAAGCTCCCTGCCTTCTTGCGAGTCGTAGCGAGTCGTAGCTAGTCGTACCTAGTGGGCGTGGAGGTCGGGCGCTCAGCGGGCCGCGACCGGCTCCTCGGCCAGTGCGTGCAGCACCAGTCGGGTGAGCACTTCGACGGTGGAGGACCGCTGCCGGGCGTCGCAGAGCAGCACCGGCACCCGGTCCGGCACGGCGAGCGAGTCGCGCACCGCCTC of Kitasatospora viridis contains these proteins:
- a CDS encoding styrene monooxygenase/indole monooxygenase family protein gives rise to the protein MRKILIVGAGQAGLQLALGLQANGYDVTVMTNRTADEVRDGRVLSTQCMFSTSLGLERELGLNFWEEAAPRVEGVGVSVAGPDSQRVIDWVGQLDGYAQSVDQRIKMSGWLETFAQRGGKVVVHGVAVSDLDYFSRTYDLVLVAAGKGELVSMFGRDDSRSPYSAPQRALAVSYVHGLGPRPEHDFKAVRCNLVPGVGELFMIPALTGSGACDIIFWEGIPGGPLDAFGDVKDPAEHLRLTLELMRTFTPWEYERTLGGVELTDGGATLAGRYAPVVRNPIGELPSGGLVLGVADVVVANDPITGQGSNNAARCAAIYLDAILAHGDLPFDRDFMQGAFDRYWAAAAPVTKWTNAMLAPPPEHVLNLIGAAGQLPQVAHRFANGFDNPADFENWFFEPEKAAAYLASLG